One Natrinema halophilum genomic window carries:
- a CDS encoding sodium:solute symporter family protein, with translation MNAVTLQLAIIVGYLLIALAVGLVAYRLTERTAEDFYLASRTLGTVVLLFTTFATLLSAFTFFAGPNIAYANGPEWVLVMGLMDGIIFAVLWYVIGYKQWLLGQQYGYVTLGEMLGDRFGSRWLRGLVAGVSLLWLFPYVMLQQVGAGTALEALTEGTVSYAAGAGLITAFMILYVVAAGMRGIAWTDTIQGAFMLITTWAALLWVLAAVGGPGAATEALASNPDTAGFLSLGGGVYSVPWILSTAITIGFGVAMFPQVNQRFFAAGSRRVLQRSFALWPILCVLLFVPSFMLGAWAAGLGVAVPDGANVLPIVLAEYTPLWFAALIIAGAMAAMMSSSDSMLLSGSSYFTRDLYRPFVDRTLSDRREDLLARGGVVIFATAAFVASLFQPATLFEIGEAAFSGFAQLALPVLLALYWRRTTRAGITAGILSSQAFYMMSLFLAIVPGSYAGWSAGLVGMGLSLLVTAAVSLVTTPAAAERRAIYFDKLGAD, from the coding sequence GTGAACGCGGTTACGCTGCAACTCGCCATCATCGTGGGCTACCTCCTGATTGCGCTCGCGGTCGGGCTGGTCGCCTACCGGCTGACCGAGCGGACCGCAGAGGACTTCTACCTCGCGAGCCGAACGCTCGGGACCGTCGTCCTGCTCTTTACGACCTTCGCGACGTTACTGTCCGCGTTCACGTTCTTCGCCGGGCCGAACATCGCGTACGCGAACGGACCCGAGTGGGTTCTGGTCATGGGGCTGATGGACGGTATCATCTTCGCCGTCCTCTGGTACGTGATCGGCTACAAGCAGTGGCTGCTCGGCCAGCAGTATGGCTACGTGACTCTCGGCGAGATGCTCGGCGACCGCTTCGGTTCGCGGTGGCTCCGCGGCCTCGTCGCCGGTGTGAGCCTGCTGTGGCTATTCCCGTACGTCATGCTCCAGCAAGTCGGCGCAGGGACCGCACTCGAGGCGCTCACCGAAGGAACGGTCTCGTACGCCGCCGGTGCCGGGCTGATCACGGCGTTCATGATCCTCTACGTCGTCGCCGCCGGGATGCGGGGGATCGCCTGGACCGATACGATCCAGGGAGCGTTCATGCTGATTACGACCTGGGCCGCGCTGCTGTGGGTTCTCGCGGCCGTGGGCGGGCCCGGTGCTGCGACGGAAGCGCTCGCGTCGAACCCCGACACTGCCGGCTTCCTCTCGCTCGGGGGCGGTGTCTACTCGGTCCCGTGGATCCTCTCGACGGCGATCACGATCGGCTTCGGCGTCGCGATGTTTCCACAGGTCAACCAGCGCTTTTTCGCGGCTGGGTCGCGGCGGGTCCTCCAGCGCTCGTTCGCGCTCTGGCCGATCCTTTGCGTGTTGCTATTCGTACCTTCGTTCATGCTCGGCGCGTGGGCCGCCGGTCTCGGGGTCGCGGTGCCGGACGGCGCGAACGTTCTCCCCATCGTCCTCGCGGAGTACACGCCGCTCTGGTTCGCAGCACTCATCATCGCCGGCGCGATGGCGGCGATGATGTCCTCGTCCGATTCGATGCTCCTCTCCGGTTCGTCGTACTTCACGCGGGACCTCTACCGCCCGTTCGTCGACCGAACCCTCTCCGATCGCCGCGAGGATCTGCTCGCCCGCGGCGGAGTCGTGATCTTTGCAACAGCTGCCTTCGTCGCCAGCCTGTTCCAGCCCGCGACGCTGTTCGAGATCGGTGAGGCCGCCTTCAGCGGCTTCGCTCAGCTCGCGCTGCCCGTCCTGCTCGCGCTCTACTGGCGACGGACGACGCGAGCCGGCATCACTGCCGGCATTCTATCGAGCCAAGCGTTCTACATGATGAGCCTCTTCCTCGCCATCGTTCCCGGTTCCTACGCGGGCTGGTCGGCCGGTCTCGTCGGAATGGGACTCAGTCTGCTCGTCACCGCCGCCGTCTCCCTGGTCACGACGCCGGCCGCCGCCGAGCGCCGCGCGATCTACTTCGATAAGCTCGGAGCGGACTGA
- a CDS encoding GNAT family N-acetyltransferase → MMGSRQYPDEPSGPFPSPPTTVDDREGRSIEIRSPPNFTGEVLDDVIQMYAKFDPTDRAQGIPPTGEARIRNWLETIGDDSINVVARHDDDVVAHAMLVPDTDDPSAIEDVGDVEWELAIFVLQAYQRAGIGTTLLENLLGHASDIGLTHIWLTVERWNNPAIALYRRVGFESTGTESFEQEMAILLDAAEDDGER, encoded by the coding sequence ATGATGGGCTCGCGTCAGTATCCCGACGAACCGTCAGGCCCCTTCCCGTCGCCGCCGACGACGGTCGATGATCGAGAGGGGCGCTCGATCGAGATCAGGTCACCACCGAATTTCACCGGAGAGGTGCTCGATGACGTCATCCAGATGTACGCCAAGTTCGATCCAACGGATCGGGCACAGGGGATTCCACCGACCGGTGAAGCACGTATTCGCAACTGGCTCGAGACGATCGGTGATGACAGCATCAACGTCGTCGCCCGCCACGATGACGATGTGGTCGCTCACGCGATGCTCGTTCCCGATACCGACGATCCATCGGCGATCGAAGACGTGGGGGACGTAGAGTGGGAGCTCGCCATCTTCGTCCTACAGGCGTACCAGCGGGCCGGAATCGGCACGACGTTACTCGAAAACCTGCTCGGTCACGCGAGCGATATCGGCCTCACCCATATCTGGTTAACCGTCGAACGGTGGAACAATCCGGCAATCGCTCTCTACAGGCGAGTCGGCTTCGAGTCGACTGGAACCGAAAGCTTCGAACAGGAGATGGCTATCCTGCTCGATGCTGCCGAGGACGACGGCGAACGCTGA
- a CDS encoding universal stress protein, translating into MFDTVVVATDGSDSVKRAVDVALDLADRFNAEVHALSVIDAGEVDASPKQLRNELETALETTADAALATVEGRADRDVKTAIRDGHPAVEICDYAREVDADVIATGTRGRHGENRLLLGSVAERIVRTSPVPVLTVRQLDPAEPDDGTESGAEA; encoded by the coding sequence ATGTTCGATACGGTCGTGGTTGCCACCGACGGCTCCGACAGCGTGAAACGGGCCGTCGACGTCGCGCTCGATCTCGCAGACCGGTTCAACGCCGAGGTCCACGCGCTCTCGGTGATCGACGCCGGAGAGGTCGATGCCTCCCCGAAGCAGCTTCGGAACGAACTCGAGACTGCCCTCGAGACAACCGCCGACGCCGCACTCGCTACCGTCGAAGGTCGCGCGGATCGAGACGTAAAGACGGCGATCCGTGACGGACATCCGGCCGTGGAAATCTGCGATTATGCTCGCGAGGTCGACGCCGACGTAATCGCGACCGGAACCCGTGGTCGCCACGGCGAAAACCGTCTCCTGCTTGGCAGCGTCGCCGAACGGATCGTCCGTACCTCTCCAGTCCCCGTCCTAACGGTTCGACAACTCGATCCAGCAGAGCCTGACGACGGTACTGAATCCGGTGCCGAAGCCTGA
- a CDS encoding ATP-binding protein: MSDGALDVVEFLLTTSVYSDDRTLDENDLPPSYRRVYWTGGVDDEDNSESEVTSDTSRKPAGISRPLSATTSNARDATGVDRPWEAVADLMFTERDEFSGTISLAQQEMAEEWYVERADDDRLLENPTLAKHFERHEEYDVDVTHEAAREQNRPIQADRVWIDGLLDEYFDQDEDEEMLDLVEVRAPEEVEITLDDLVLTRDQENELDKISKAIEHREYLANIGLREIGKLLFVGPPGTGKTSTAQALAQDMDLPFVEVKLSMITSQYLGETAKNVDKTFEVAKRLSPCILFIDEFDFVAKTRRSDEHAALKRAVNTLLKSIDNVSLIEDDVLLIGATNHPDQLDDAAWRRFDEIINFPKPDYDMRADILTVITQQMDIDEFDPHLVAEVTEGLTGSDLRMVLREAVLEALTEDRTELTQDDLLNAVEEFEERDTLKNMDMMGGNHDALVAGGDLGKASDGGEPNGAGHSSSDHGSDGGDSASDHGHDHDHDH, from the coding sequence ATGAGTGATGGTGCGCTCGATGTCGTGGAGTTCCTGCTCACGACGAGCGTGTATTCGGACGACAGGACGCTCGACGAAAACGATCTCCCGCCGTCGTACCGCAGGGTCTACTGGACCGGCGGCGTCGACGACGAGGACAACAGCGAGAGCGAGGTGACAAGCGATACCAGTCGAAAACCCGCTGGTATCAGTCGTCCGCTGTCAGCGACGACCAGTAACGCCCGCGACGCCACCGGCGTCGACCGCCCGTGGGAAGCCGTCGCCGACCTGATGTTTACGGAGCGAGACGAGTTCTCCGGCACGATCAGCCTCGCCCAGCAAGAGATGGCCGAAGAATGGTACGTCGAACGGGCCGACGACGATCGGCTACTCGAGAATCCGACGCTGGCGAAACACTTCGAGCGCCACGAGGAGTACGATGTCGACGTCACCCACGAGGCTGCCCGCGAGCAGAACCGCCCGATTCAAGCCGATCGCGTCTGGATAGATGGCCTCCTCGACGAGTACTTCGACCAGGACGAGGACGAAGAGATGCTCGACCTCGTGGAAGTACGCGCACCGGAGGAAGTCGAAATCACGCTCGACGATCTCGTTCTCACCCGGGATCAGGAGAACGAACTCGACAAGATCTCGAAGGCGATCGAACACCGCGAGTATCTCGCGAACATCGGCCTGCGCGAGATCGGGAAATTGCTGTTCGTCGGCCCACCGGGGACCGGCAAGACCTCGACCGCACAGGCGCTCGCCCAGGACATGGACCTCCCATTTGTCGAGGTCAAACTCTCGATGATCACGTCGCAGTACCTGGGCGAGACGGCGAAAAACGTCGACAAGACGTTCGAGGTCGCGAAACGGCTCTCACCGTGTATTCTCTTTATCGACGAGTTCGACTTCGTCGCCAAGACCCGCCGCAGCGACGAACACGCAGCCCTCAAACGCGCGGTCAACACGCTGCTCAAGAGCATCGACAACGTTTCGCTCATCGAAGACGACGTGTTGCTCATCGGAGCGACCAACCACCCGGATCAGCTCGACGATGCCGCCTGGCGGCGGTTCGACGAGATCATCAACTTCCCCAAGCCGGATTACGACATGCGGGCGGACATCCTCACGGTCATCACCCAGCAAATGGACATCGACGAGTTCGATCCACACCTCGTTGCGGAGGTCACCGAAGGACTGACGGGCAGCGATCTTCGGATGGTACTCCGCGAGGCCGTCCTCGAAGCGCTGACCGAAGACCGAACGGAACTGACCCAGGATGATCTACTCAATGCTGTCGAGGAGTTCGAAGAACGGGATACGTTAAAGAATATGGATATGATGGGCGGCAACCACGACGCGCTTGTTGCGGGCGGCGACCTCGGCAAGGCGAGCGACGGTGGTGAGCCCAACGGTGCAGGTCATTCCTCGTCAGATCACGGATCCGACGGCGGCGACTCGGCGAGCGATCACGGTCACGATCACGATCACGACCACTAA
- a CDS encoding universal stress protein: MNVLLGLGGSDESIKTLRRTIERTLEVGDELTVVVVDKPEAKRSQDEMYRQTVDRLEAAGLDDVTVETLEGDPGSALVNYAEQGEFDQLVIGGGTLSPMGKIQLGPITEFVLLNAPTTVKLVR, encoded by the coding sequence ATGAACGTGTTGCTGGGTCTCGGCGGTAGCGACGAGTCGATAAAGACGCTCAGGCGGACCATCGAGCGCACCCTCGAGGTCGGCGACGAGCTCACCGTCGTCGTCGTCGACAAACCAGAGGCGAAACGCTCGCAAGACGAAATGTATCGACAGACCGTCGACCGGCTAGAGGCGGCGGGCCTCGACGACGTGACCGTCGAGACGCTCGAAGGAGACCCCGGAAGCGCGCTCGTCAATTACGCCGAACAGGGCGAATTCGATCAGCTGGTAATCGGCGGCGGAACGCTGAGTCCAATGGGGAAAATCCAACTCGGCCCGATCACTGAGTTCGTTCTGTTGAACGCGCCGACGACGGTCAAATTGGTGCGATAA
- a CDS encoding DUF6293 family protein — protein sequence MQTHIVPVGFDYDRLIAPLVRDQIDVDSVILLEGAVGSEANVEYSRHLSKKLETDFKNLLGAQTNRFILEDVYNYDEAFEQAYDLITAELDRGNEVWVNVAAMPRTVSFAFANAAHSLMVERQEDREGIHTYYTAPEKYLETELAEELREQIALLEEFLEAETAPDIEGDRIETRLESARHLLDEFDERGTTIGAKEIAGKHIVELPVASFSNVKPFEELILYKLGEDGEFDSVSELAESLARELNEEYTDSFRSKVIYNVDRLGPGGKGYIEREEHGKSYRTRLSRIGELWVRAHSNDDIDD from the coding sequence ATGCAAACGCACATCGTTCCGGTCGGCTTCGACTACGACCGGCTGATCGCGCCGCTCGTCCGTGATCAGATCGACGTCGACAGCGTCATCCTTCTCGAGGGAGCCGTCGGCAGCGAGGCCAACGTCGAATACTCCCGGCACCTCTCGAAGAAGCTCGAAACGGATTTCAAAAACCTGCTCGGCGCGCAGACGAACCGATTTATTCTTGAGGATGTGTACAACTACGACGAGGCCTTCGAACAGGCTTACGACCTTATTACGGCGGAACTCGACCGAGGAAACGAGGTCTGGGTTAACGTCGCTGCAATGCCTCGGACCGTGAGTTTCGCCTTCGCGAACGCCGCCCACTCGCTGATGGTCGAGCGCCAGGAGGATCGAGAGGGGATACATACCTACTACACTGCCCCCGAAAAGTACCTCGAGACAGAACTCGCCGAAGAACTGCGCGAACAGATCGCACTGCTCGAGGAATTTCTCGAAGCAGAGACGGCGCCCGATATCGAGGGCGACCGAATCGAGACCCGCCTGGAAAGTGCCCGCCACCTACTCGACGAATTCGACGAACGCGGGACGACCATCGGCGCGAAGGAGATCGCCGGCAAACACATCGTCGAGTTGCCGGTCGCCTCTTTTTCGAACGTCAAGCCGTTCGAGGAGCTCATCCTGTACAAGCTCGGTGAAGATGGAGAGTTCGATTCGGTCTCGGAACTCGCGGAGTCGTTGGCCCGCGAACTCAACGAGGAGTACACCGACAGTTTCCGCTCGAAAGTGATCTACAACGTCGACCGCCTGGGACCGGGTGGGAAAGGTTACATCGAACGCGAGGAACACGGCAAATCGTACCGGACGCGATTGTCACGAATCGGCGAACTGTGGGTGCGCGCTCACTCCAACGACGACATCGACGACTGA
- a CDS encoding ATP-grasp domain-containing protein gives MGVLLIGPEADLQVKAVTRELEKRGVETALWDASSWPGDVPATVRHVGDQTSVSVADTEEIPAEYHTIYLRQLGFDARYPEFESELDERPLSVINQIREYRGLLLSAVKRLQDEGVRVINPPEAMSIHDLKPWQLSTLSAAGVPVPETCSTNDPDEVRTFANRVEDVIYKPVTGGGHAHRLEKDDLEDERLTRLANSPVQFQERIDGDDVRVFVVDGEAVAAARIVSDALDYRSVEHDVERIPLDSLDPEIERAACRAATQLELPFTGVDVIDGSDRFVVLEANPSPMFATFDELAGTRVADELAAFLADP, from the coding sequence ATGGGTGTACTGTTAATCGGTCCAGAAGCGGACCTGCAGGTGAAAGCGGTGACACGAGAACTCGAGAAACGGGGGGTCGAAACGGCGCTGTGGGACGCATCGTCTTGGCCCGGCGACGTGCCGGCGACGGTTCGACACGTCGGAGACCAAACGAGCGTTTCGGTAGCCGACACCGAAGAGATCCCGGCGGAATATCACACGATTTACTTGCGACAGCTCGGCTTCGATGCCCGCTATCCGGAGTTCGAGTCCGAGTTAGATGAGCGCCCGCTGTCAGTGATCAATCAGATACGCGAATACCGGGGTCTCCTTCTATCTGCAGTCAAGCGTCTTCAGGACGAAGGTGTACGGGTAATAAATCCGCCCGAGGCGATGAGTATTCACGATCTGAAACCCTGGCAGCTCTCGACGCTCTCTGCGGCCGGGGTTCCGGTACCGGAGACGTGCTCGACGAACGATCCGGACGAGGTACGGACGTTCGCAAACCGCGTCGAGGACGTCATCTACAAACCCGTCACCGGTGGCGGCCACGCACACCGCCTCGAGAAGGATGATCTCGAAGACGAACGCCTCACTCGGCTCGCAAACTCCCCGGTACAGTTTCAAGAGCGGATCGACGGGGACGACGTTCGCGTGTTCGTCGTCGACGGAGAGGCAGTCGCCGCCGCCCGCATCGTCTCGGACGCGCTCGATTATCGCAGCGTCGAACACGACGTCGAACGGATTCCACTCGACTCTCTCGATCCCGAAATCGAACGAGCAGCGTGCCGTGCAGCCACGCAACTCGAACTCCCGTTTACGGGCGTCGACGTCATCGACGGCTCCGACCGCTTCGTCGTTCTCGAGGCGAACCCGTCGCCGATGTTCGCGACGTTCGATGAACTCGCGGGTACGCGTGTCGCCGACGAACTCGCTGCGTTTCTCGCCGACCCATGA
- a CDS encoding DHH family phosphoesterase: MYDELIDSGDLPLARKSVVPGTGFFLPDTLEADLEDQQTEAALEGAEVAVIADPDADGLACVALIREAYGDVQYVPAPDEDDGKRSNGDDDRPAVAADAVDDADDEDDDQAHIGTGDSEPALEEPEPTPHTVALVPASPHDVEDALARVAEYGDEGLDVYVCDLAPDRYEYVEDELAAALGTADRIAWYDHHQWDDDVARAVRDVGVDLVVGDSDEECSADVVCRSLEYDFGPMYEELAAVTRDHDLWLREDPRSDDLADYAYWTDPAEYVEIVREYGVDLPEWVEEFISERRIEKEALIEQAVGRAELRDIGGYTVGITYGRCSQNEVAEAMREQGADASVIVKPAGSASIRGTDAFERCHEVAGKVNGGGHPKAAGCKPDIYDDMLDYANHWTTRGAVTKRVILDAFREIVESEQPDGDSETSDD; the protein is encoded by the coding sequence ATGTACGACGAACTCATCGATAGCGGCGACCTGCCGCTCGCCCGCAAATCGGTGGTGCCGGGAACTGGCTTCTTCTTGCCCGACACGCTCGAAGCAGACCTCGAGGACCAACAGACCGAAGCCGCGCTCGAAGGGGCCGAAGTCGCCGTCATCGCGGACCCCGATGCCGACGGATTGGCCTGCGTCGCGCTCATTCGGGAAGCCTACGGCGACGTCCAGTACGTACCCGCGCCCGACGAGGACGACGGAAAGCGGAGTAACGGTGATGACGACCGACCGGCGGTGGCGGCCGATGCGGTGGACGACGCCGACGATGAGGACGATGACCAGGCCCACATCGGCACCGGCGACTCCGAGCCGGCGCTCGAGGAGCCCGAGCCAACGCCGCACACCGTCGCGCTCGTTCCAGCTAGCCCTCACGACGTCGAGGATGCACTGGCTCGCGTCGCCGAGTACGGTGACGAGGGACTCGACGTCTACGTCTGTGACCTCGCGCCGGACAGATACGAGTACGTCGAAGACGAACTCGCAGCCGCGCTCGGGACCGCAGACCGAATCGCCTGGTACGACCACCACCAGTGGGATGATGACGTGGCGCGCGCAGTTCGCGACGTCGGCGTCGACCTCGTCGTTGGCGACTCAGACGAGGAGTGCAGCGCGGACGTCGTCTGTCGCTCGCTCGAATACGATTTCGGTCCGATGTACGAGGAGCTGGCGGCGGTCACGCGAGATCACGACCTCTGGTTACGAGAGGATCCGCGCAGCGACGACCTCGCGGACTACGCGTACTGGACCGACCCCGCCGAGTACGTCGAAATCGTCCGGGAGTACGGTGTCGACCTGCCCGAATGGGTCGAGGAGTTCATCTCCGAGCGCCGAATCGAAAAAGAAGCGCTGATCGAACAGGCCGTTGGACGGGCGGAACTCCGCGATATCGGCGGGTACACGGTTGGAATCACGTACGGCAGGTGTTCCCAAAACGAGGTCGCAGAGGCCATGCGAGAACAGGGAGCCGACGCCTCGGTCATCGTCAAACCCGCCGGATCGGCCTCGATCCGAGGAACGGACGCGTTCGAACGCTGCCACGAGGTCGCGGGGAAGGTCAACGGCGGCGGCCACCCCAAGGCTGCGGGCTGCAAACCCGACATCTACGACGACATGCTCGACTACGCGAATCACTGGACGACCCGCGGTGCGGTGACGAAACGGGTGATTCTCGACGCCTTCCGGGAGATCGTCGAAAGCGAGCAACCCGACGGTGACTCGGAAACGAGCGACGACTGA
- a CDS encoding DUF3311 domain-containing protein, with amino-acid sequence MRRTELGLWIGVAVVLASFAIPWFLWGSATVVAGLPMWLWWHVGWMGLASIVFWVFTRRAWGIGIEPGGRNASEAARGRTDAARGSDAGGESP; translated from the coding sequence ATGCGCCGTACCGAACTCGGACTCTGGATCGGCGTCGCCGTCGTCCTCGCCAGCTTCGCAATTCCGTGGTTCCTGTGGGGATCCGCGACCGTCGTCGCCGGGCTACCGATGTGGCTCTGGTGGCACGTCGGCTGGATGGGACTGGCGTCGATCGTATTCTGGGTGTTCACCAGACGCGCGTGGGGTATCGGTATCGAACCAGGCGGTCGGAACGCGAGCGAAGCAGCCCGCGGAAGGACCGACGCCGCTCGAGGGTCGGATGCCGGGGGTGAGTCGCCGTGA
- a CDS encoding UPF0058 family protein, giving the protein MERESVPMGAFATYDQIGILPTEIHYNKRKHKESIFTLLEDILMSLERLSTRNLIR; this is encoded by the coding sequence ATGGAACGCGAATCCGTCCCCATGGGCGCGTTTGCGACCTACGATCAGATCGGCATCTTGCCCACGGAGATCCATTACAACAAACGAAAGCACAAAGAGAGTATATTTACGCTTCTCGAAGACATTCTCATGTCTCTCGAGCGGCTTTCAACTCGAAACCTCATCAGATAG
- a CDS encoding carotenoid biosynthesis protein, protein MSQDRLFAGSAVAIGVLSMTHAAFTWPTATTLAFFGGGVLIAFVGEATAINLGWLDHHIGPTVIGVPVYVLFGWTGTIYVAFRISLLVTDGWMAVVTAGVLATTYDVLTDHQGVANGYWTYTDDLPGPRYRGVPWWNFVGWFTISCLTAALAVTVA, encoded by the coding sequence ATGTCGCAGGACCGTCTCTTCGCCGGATCAGCCGTTGCAATCGGCGTCCTCTCGATGACCCACGCGGCGTTTACGTGGCCGACAGCCACCACGCTCGCGTTTTTCGGTGGGGGCGTGCTCATTGCGTTCGTCGGCGAGGCGACTGCCATCAATCTCGGGTGGCTGGACCACCATATCGGACCCACAGTCATCGGCGTCCCGGTCTATGTGCTGTTCGGGTGGACGGGGACGATTTACGTCGCCTTTCGCATTAGCCTCCTTGTTACCGACGGCTGGATGGCTGTCGTCACCGCCGGCGTGCTCGCGACTACCTACGACGTGCTTACCGACCACCAGGGCGTCGCGAACGGATACTGGACGTACACGGACGATCTCCCCGGCCCTCGGTATCGCGGTGTTCCCTGGTGGAACTTCGTCGGCTGGTTCACGATCAGTTGTCTCACAGCGGCGCTCGCCGTCACCGTCGCCTGA
- a CDS encoding DUF5807 family protein translates to MSDPREAFLAGEQPDDVALFLADSYVSDARLEQFGDRVDDGVLIVVDGERGRNAFRAATGTGAMEFAKSAMNLEGSIDDDLTDGQCPEASSDDGHAVQFVFAFAEEQNEDVGSIYAEGDVIHAYAQCTCGTAYSDRWNATDTAAR, encoded by the coding sequence ATGAGTGACCCACGTGAAGCGTTTTTGGCGGGCGAACAGCCTGATGACGTCGCGCTATTTCTGGCTGATTCGTACGTTTCCGACGCGCGCTTAGAGCAGTTCGGTGATCGCGTCGACGACGGCGTTTTGATCGTCGTCGACGGTGAACGCGGTCGGAACGCCTTTCGGGCGGCGACCGGCACCGGCGCGATGGAATTCGCCAAATCTGCGATGAACCTCGAGGGGAGCATCGACGACGATCTCACCGACGGACAGTGTCCCGAAGCATCGTCGGACGACGGACACGCGGTCCAGTTCGTCTTCGCGTTTGCCGAAGAACAGAACGAAGACGTCGGCAGCATCTACGCCGAGGGTGACGTCATCCACGCCTACGCCCAGTGTACGTGCGGAACGGCGTATTCGGATCGATGGAACGCGACCGACACGGCGGCGCGGTAA
- a CDS encoding universal stress protein, translated as MDVSEPFAVDTVLAPVDGSAESATAVEYAIAVADRYDATVHALFILGRGVVYGLDAGTVDETAVAENTQGFFDDIDEIAGDADVPLVTSVDDGFSRTRKTRHPGNVVLDTADAIDADFIVLPREPITGTEAEVLEQAAEYVLSYASQPVLSV; from the coding sequence ATGGACGTCAGCGAGCCGTTTGCCGTCGACACCGTTCTCGCACCGGTCGATGGCAGCGCGGAGTCAGCCACCGCCGTCGAGTATGCTATCGCCGTCGCCGACCGGTACGATGCCACCGTTCACGCGCTGTTCATCCTCGGACGCGGCGTCGTTTACGGATTGGACGCCGGCACGGTCGACGAAACCGCCGTCGCAGAGAACACCCAGGGCTTTTTCGATGACATCGACGAAATCGCCGGCGACGCCGACGTCCCGCTCGTCACCTCCGTCGACGACGGGTTCTCGCGGACACGAAAAACCCGTCATCCCGGAAACGTCGTCCTCGACACCGCCGATGCGATCGATGCCGACTTCATCGTCCTCCCTCGAGAACCGATCACCGGGACTGAAGCGGAAGTCCTCGAGCAAGCGGCCGAGTACGTCCTGTCGTACGCGAGTCAGCCCGTCCTCTCAGTTTGA
- a CDS encoding HalOD1 output domain-containing protein: MAYDGFDVTADGRVEIWTEYDDESAVIEVLAQVLAVLENTEITDIEPLYESVEPEAVFRLLQHAAERDCRVGVEFTYDEFTVTVSGCGCIHVHDGSPRLIHSQEGYGR; encoded by the coding sequence ATGGCGTACGATGGCTTCGACGTGACGGCTGACGGGAGAGTAGAGATATGGACGGAGTACGATGACGAAAGTGCCGTGATAGAGGTACTTGCACAGGTACTGGCTGTGCTCGAAAACACGGAGATAACTGATATCGAACCGTTGTACGAGTCCGTTGAACCGGAGGCGGTATTTCGGCTTCTACAGCATGCAGCCGAACGGGATTGCCGCGTCGGTGTGGAATTCACGTACGATGAATTCACCGTCACCGTCAGCGGGTGTGGATGCATCCACGTCCACGACGGGTCACCACGGCTCATCCATTCACAGGAGGGGTACGGCCGATGA
- a CDS encoding ArsR/SmtB family transcription factor, with amino-acid sequence MARLFPFRSETAAEEGKPRIVDLEGEDADAVFAALSSTTARRIYSRLDDEPGTPSDIADAIDSSIQNVRYHLENLEDAGLVEVIDTWYSSRGNEMSVYTTTDGPLIVTSDESRATQLKDALTRFIGGVGALAGGSLLVQYGVIRWLTPTKSGSQDEGSNPTEPAGAVDDGSSGDSTDGGGDFGIETINETNNTGTDTAGGSAGSSDSALDAGNESVQNASDGGLEVADAVFETVPPGLLFFLGGLTVLLAVMVYWYWYRPSY; translated from the coding sequence ATGGCCCGTCTGTTTCCCTTTCGCTCCGAGACGGCCGCCGAGGAGGGAAAACCCCGCATCGTCGACCTCGAGGGTGAGGATGCCGACGCGGTGTTTGCCGCCCTCTCCTCGACGACGGCTCGACGAATCTACTCCCGACTCGACGACGAACCCGGGACGCCAAGCGACATCGCCGACGCGATCGACTCTTCGATCCAGAACGTTCGCTACCACCTGGAGAACTTAGAGGATGCCGGCCTCGTGGAGGTGATCGACACCTGGTACTCCTCGCGCGGGAACGAGATGAGCGTCTATACAACGACTGACGGCCCCCTGATCGTAACGAGCGACGAATCACGTGCGACGCAGCTGAAAGACGCGCTCACGCGGTTTATCGGCGGTGTCGGCGCACTTGCTGGTGGCAGTCTGCTAGTCCAGTATGGCGTTATCCGGTGGCTTACACCGACTAAGTCAGGATCGCAGGACGAGGGTTCGAACCCGACGGAACCGGCTGGGGCAGTCGACGACGGATCGAGCGGGGATTCGACCGACGGCGGCGGCGATTTCGGGATCGAAACTATCAACGAAACTAATAATACGGGAACCGATACCGCCGGGGGTAGTGCAGGTTCGTCTGATTCCGCACTCGACGCCGGAAACGAGAGCGTTCAGAACGCCAGCGACGGCGGTCTCGAGGTCGCCGATGCGGTGTTCGAAACCGTCCCGCCCGGATTACTCTTTTTCCTCGGTGGACTGACCGTCTTGCTTGCGGTGATGGTTTACTGGTACTGGTATCGGCCGTCGTACTGA